Proteins from a genomic interval of Perognathus longimembris pacificus isolate PPM17 chromosome 14, ASM2315922v1, whole genome shotgun sequence:
- the Dio3 gene encoding thyroxine 5-deiodinase: MPRQAASRLVVEEVDGARGPSGPAATMLRSLLLHSLRLCAQTASCLVLFPRFLGTAFMLWLLDFLCIRKHFLRRSHRGQPEPEAELNSEGEEVPPDDPPICVSDDNRLCTLASLKAVWHGQKLDFFKQAHEGGPAPNSEVVFPEGFRRQRILDYAQGNRPLVLNFGSCTUPPFMARMSAFQRLVTKYQRDVDFLIIYIEEAHPSDGWVTTDSPYVIPQHRSLEDRVIAARVLQRGAPGCALVLDTMANSSSSAYGAYFERLYVVQGGTVMYQGGRGPDGYQVSELRTWLERYDQQLHGAPPRRL; this comes from the coding sequence ATGCCTCGCCAGGCCGCCTCGAGGCTGGTGGTCGAGGAGGTGGACGGGGCCCGGGGGCCTTCGGGGCCCGCAGCCACCATGCTCCGCTCCCTGCTGCTTCACTCCCTGCGGCTCTGCGCCCAGACCGCCTCGTGCCTCGTGCTCTTCCCGCGCTTCCTGGGCACGGCCTTCATGCTCTGGCTCCTCGACTTCCTGTGCATCCGCAAGCATTTCCTGCGCCGCAGCCACCGGGGGCAGCCCGAGCCCGAGGCGGAGCTCAACAGTGAGGGCGAGGAGGTGCCCCCCGACGACCCTCCCATCTGCGTGTCCGACGACAACCGCCTGTGCACCCTGGCGTCGCTCAAGGCCGTGTGGCACGGGCAGAAGTTGGATTTCTTCAAGCAGGCGCACGAGGGCGGGCCGGCGCCCAACTCCGAGGTGGTCTTCCCCGAGGGCTTCCGACGCCAGCGCATCCTGGACTATGCCCAAGGCAACCGCCCGCTGGTGCTCAATTTCGGCAGCTGCACCTGACCCCCGTTCATGGCGCGCATGAGCGCCTTCCAGCGCCTGGTCACCAAATACCAGCGCGATGTGGACTTCCTCATCATCTACATCGAGGAGGCGCACCCTTCCGACGGGTGGGTCACCACGGACTCCCCCTACGTCATCCCGCAGCACCGGAGCCTGGAAGACCGGGTCATCGCGGCCAGGGTGCTGCAGCGAGGCGCGCCTGGCTGCGCCCTGGTCCTGGACACCATGGCCAACTCCAGCAGTTCCGCCTACGGCGCCTACTTCGAGCGCCTGTACGTCGTCCAGGGCGGCACCGTCATGTACCAGGGGGGCCGCGGCCCCGACGGCTACCAGGTCTCGGAACTTCGCACTTGGCTGGAGCGCTATGACCAGCAGCTCCACGGCGCCCCGCCCCGGCGTTTGTAA